The following are encoded together in the Blattabacterium cuenoti BPAA genome:
- a CDS encoding GH3 auxin-responsive promoter family protein, whose product MIKYLSGYFTSAFLKKRIKSIEFFIRYPIEIQNGLINHMVSYAKNTEFGKKYGFRDIKKYHQFSERIPICKYSDLQSSIRRIRKGEKNILWPGEVKWFARSSGTTNTKSKYIPVTKSSMNTCHYKAGKDMLSIYIHNHPKTKIFFGKAVRLGGSYELHKKYNTFYGDLSSILIKNMPFWVENICVPRKKIALMSEWEKKLENIVKETGNKDVRILLGVCSWLLIFLKKLLKEFDKKKINEIWPDIEVIFHGGVNLKPYIHQYQKLFDKSINFYNIYSASEGFFAIQDQKNVEDLLLLLNHGIFYEFIPTEEINNENPKIFSIDKVELNKNYALVISTNAGLWRYIVGDTVRFTSLSPYRISISGRTTHYINSFGEELIVENAEKALHNACIKTNSVIHEYTAGPVYMNQKHSGAHEWIIEFEKQPINLCKFRNILDDELKSLNSDYEIKRYKNIVLGPPIISIARNGLFYDWLKKHKKLGGQNKVPRLSNDRRYIDSILKMEKKRE is encoded by the coding sequence ATGATAAAGTATTTATCTGGATATTTTACATCTGCTTTTCTTAAAAAAAGAATTAAGAGTATAGAATTTTTTATACGTTATCCAATAGAAATACAAAATGGATTAATCAATCATATGGTTTCATATGCAAAAAATACAGAATTTGGAAAAAAATATGGATTTCGTGACATCAAAAAATATCATCAATTTTCTGAAAGAATTCCTATATGTAAATATTCTGATTTACAATCTTCTATTCGAAGGATTCGTAAAGGAGAAAAAAACATATTATGGCCAGGAGAAGTAAAATGGTTTGCCAGATCTTCTGGAACTACTAATACAAAAAGCAAATACATTCCTGTTACAAAATCGTCTATGAATACATGTCATTATAAAGCAGGAAAAGATATGTTATCCATATATATTCATAATCATCCCAAAACAAAAATTTTTTTTGGAAAAGCTGTTCGTTTGGGTGGAAGTTATGAATTACATAAAAAATATAACACATTTTATGGTGATTTATCTTCTATCTTAATCAAAAATATGCCTTTTTGGGTTGAAAATATTTGTGTTCCTAGAAAAAAAATAGCCTTAATGAGTGAATGGGAAAAAAAATTAGAAAACATAGTCAAAGAAACGGGAAATAAAGACGTTAGAATTTTATTAGGTGTTTGTTCTTGGCTGTTGATTTTTTTGAAAAAGTTATTAAAAGAATTTGACAAAAAAAAAATAAACGAAATATGGCCTGATATAGAAGTTATATTTCATGGAGGGGTCAATTTAAAACCTTATATTCATCAATATCAAAAATTATTTGATAAATCTATAAATTTTTATAATATATACAGTGCATCAGAAGGTTTTTTTGCGATACAAGATCAAAAAAATGTTGAAGATCTTTTATTATTATTAAATCATGGTATATTTTACGAATTTATTCCCACAGAAGAAATAAATAATGAAAATCCTAAAATATTTTCTATTGATAAAGTAGAATTAAACAAAAATTATGCGCTTGTTATTTCTACTAATGCAGGATTATGGAGATATATAGTTGGAGATACTGTTAGGTTTACTAGTTTATCTCCTTATAGAATTTCCATTTCAGGAAGAACAACTCATTATATAAATTCTTTTGGGGAAGAATTAATTGTTGAAAATGCAGAAAAAGCATTACATAATGCTTGTATAAAAACAAATTCCGTTATTCATGAATATACGGCAGGGCCCGTCTATATGAATCAAAAACATTCTGGAGCTCATGAATGGATTATAGAATTTGAAAAACAACCGATAAACTTATGTAAATTTAGAAATATTTTGGATGATGAATTAAAATCTCTGAATTCAGATTACGAGATTAAACGATACAAAAATATCGTTCTAGGCCCTCCTATTATATCTATAGCCAGAAATGGTTTATTCTATGATTGGCTAAAAAAACATAAAAAATTAGGGGGACAAAACAAAGTCCCTCGTTTATCCAATGATAGAAGATATATTGATTCCATTCTTAAAATGGAAAAAAAAAGAGAATAG
- the rpsO gene encoding 30S ribosomal protein S15 yields the protein MTVEKKKEIFQNYGTSVYDTGSSNAQVALFTYRINHLNNHLKNNKKDFNTERALVKMVGKRKKLLKYIEKRDLNNYKNIIKHLGLRK from the coding sequence ATGACAGTAGAAAAAAAAAAAGAAATATTTCAAAATTATGGAACATCTGTTTACGATACAGGTTCTTCCAATGCTCAGGTTGCTTTATTTACTTATCGTATCAATCATTTAAACAATCATCTCAAAAATAATAAAAAGGATTTTAACACAGAAAGAGCTTTAGTAAAAATGGTGGGAAAAAGAAAAAAATTGTTGAAATATATAGAAAAACGTGATCTCAATAATTACAAAAATATCATTAAACATTTAGGGTTAAGAAAATAA
- a CDS encoding polyribonucleotide nucleotidyltransferase, which translates to MPDIVKETISMKDGRTIIIETGRLAKQADGAVIVREKNTMLLATVVVSKETKNESPFLPLTVDYREKYSAGGKIPGGFIKREGRPSDEEILTMRLVDRVLRPTFPDSFKKEIQVMISLLSYDKTVLPDGLAGLAASTALSVAGIPFNGPISEIRIIRLNGKFIINPSLDQLKKSDIDLIVGASNHSIIMIEGEMKEIKENEFLETVITAHKAIKTQIEAQIRLIDKLSNKQRIFFFDDQGSINSYQENKILKKELFLFSYEKIEKIYQNFINKKTRSIQEKIVLNEFKKNFLTEEKIEKKEAIIDQFFEEIKKKITRNLVLKKGVRLDGRTNKQIRSISSFVNYLPGVHGSALFSRGETQSLTTVTLGSSLDANKIDNVIMENQEKFYLHYNFPPFSTGEIRSIRGVSRREVGHGNLAQRALKNIIPNNPYTIRVVSDILESNGSSSMATVCAASLALMDAGIPIENPVSGIAMGLFMENEKKVIISDIIGEEDHFGDLDFKITGTKCGMTACQMDVKTMIGVTYDLLNQILIQALEGRIFILKKMLETLPRYRKKMKPHAPKIYTLNIPKDFIGSVIGPGGKVIQEIQSCTNTNILIEEKGNLGYIEILGKDDEKIKKAINRIQQIAFVPELGKVYQAKVKSIKDFGAFVEISKGVEGLLHISEIGWKRLNKIEEEFHVGDIIDVKFMGIDEKNKKMKLSRKVLLPRPGKKNE; encoded by the coding sequence ATGCCAGATATAGTAAAAGAAACCATATCTATGAAAGACGGGCGTACTATCATTATAGAAACAGGAAGATTGGCAAAACAAGCAGATGGAGCCGTTATAGTACGTGAAAAAAATACGATGCTTTTGGCAACTGTAGTCGTTTCCAAAGAAACAAAAAATGAGTCCCCTTTTTTACCTTTAACAGTAGATTATAGAGAAAAATATTCTGCTGGAGGAAAAATTCCTGGAGGGTTTATAAAAAGAGAAGGAAGACCTTCTGATGAAGAAATTTTAACAATGAGATTAGTTGATCGTGTTTTAAGACCAACATTTCCAGATTCTTTTAAAAAAGAAATACAAGTTATGATTTCGTTACTTTCATATGATAAAACGGTATTGCCAGATGGGTTAGCTGGATTAGCGGCTTCAACAGCTTTATCAGTAGCAGGAATTCCTTTTAATGGTCCTATATCAGAAATACGTATTATCCGTTTAAATGGAAAATTCATTATTAATCCTAGTTTAGATCAGTTAAAAAAATCGGATATAGATTTAATAGTCGGAGCTTCAAATCATTCTATTATTATGATAGAAGGAGAAATGAAGGAAATCAAAGAAAATGAATTTTTGGAAACTGTGATTACAGCTCATAAAGCTATAAAAACACAAATAGAAGCTCAAATCCGTTTAATCGATAAATTGTCAAATAAACAACGGATTTTTTTCTTTGATGATCAAGGATCTATAAATTCGTATCAAGAAAATAAAATATTAAAAAAAGAACTTTTTTTATTTTCATATGAAAAAATTGAAAAAATTTATCAAAACTTTATAAATAAAAAAACTAGATCTATTCAAGAAAAAATTGTACTAAACGAGTTTAAAAAAAATTTTTTAACAGAAGAAAAAATAGAGAAAAAAGAAGCGATTATTGATCAGTTCTTTGAAGAAATTAAAAAAAAAATAACTAGAAATTTAGTTCTAAAAAAAGGAGTCCGATTGGATGGTAGAACGAATAAACAAATCCGTTCAATATCTAGTTTTGTAAATTATTTACCTGGAGTACACGGTTCTGCTTTATTTTCAAGAGGAGAAACTCAATCTTTAACTACAGTTACATTAGGTTCATCCTTAGATGCTAACAAAATTGATAATGTTATTATGGAAAATCAAGAAAAATTCTATTTACATTACAATTTTCCCCCTTTTTCTACAGGAGAAATACGTTCTATAAGAGGAGTTTCTCGACGTGAAGTAGGTCATGGAAATTTAGCTCAACGTGCATTAAAAAATATTATACCCAATAATCCATATACAATTCGTGTTGTTTCGGATATCCTGGAATCAAATGGTTCGTCTTCTATGGCTACAGTTTGTGCTGCTAGTTTAGCATTAATGGATGCAGGAATTCCTATAGAAAATCCTGTTTCCGGAATTGCTATGGGATTATTTATGGAAAATGAAAAAAAAGTTATTATATCAGATATAATAGGAGAAGAAGATCATTTTGGAGATTTAGATTTCAAAATAACAGGAACTAAATGTGGAATGACAGCTTGTCAAATGGATGTAAAAACCATGATAGGAGTCACATACGATCTTTTGAATCAAATTTTAATACAAGCTCTAGAAGGGCGTATTTTTATTTTAAAAAAAATGTTGGAAACTTTGCCTAGATATAGGAAAAAAATGAAACCTCATGCTCCCAAAATATATACTCTTAATATTCCAAAAGATTTTATAGGTTCAGTTATAGGTCCAGGTGGAAAAGTTATTCAAGAAATCCAATCATGTACCAATACAAATATTTTAATTGAAGAAAAAGGAAATTTGGGATACATTGAAATTTTAGGAAAAGATGATGAAAAAATAAAAAAAGCAATCAATAGGATTCAACAAATTGCTTTTGTTCCTGAATTAGGAAAAGTTTATCAAGCAAAAGTTAAATCTATAAAAGATTTTGGGGCTTTTGTTGAAATATCTAAAGGAGTTGAAGGGTTGCTGCATATTTCGGAAATCGGATGGAAAAGATTGAATAAGATAGAAGAAGAGTTTCATGTGGGAGATATTATTGACGTTAAATTTATGGGAATAGATGAAAAAAATAAAAAAATGAAACTCTCTAGAAAAGTCCTTTTACCCCGTCCTGGAAAAAAAAATGAATAA